A DNA window from Brassica napus cultivar Da-Ae chromosome A4, Da-Ae, whole genome shotgun sequence contains the following coding sequences:
- the LOC106449934 gene encoding fasciclin-like arabinogalactan protein 3 — protein MCLKASSSLLSLTILLGVSSIVSAVNITRALDKYPEFSTMTELFAKTKLTPIINKRQTITLLALSNDAIGSISGRPEDELKNILMNHVVLDFYDGLKLKAIKDKSTMLTTLYQSTGLGQQQNGFLKCSKTNGKIYFGSAVKGAPQTAEYITTVFRNPFNLSIVQISMPIVAPGLGDPVEVPPTPPMSSPPAPSPKEAADAPAPGPAEEEGYADSPPGGAPETAPASAPSEDGSPAPAPAPGPENSGKKKKKMAAADEAEPPTSASNTGLSFGAILVLSFVASFAGF, from the coding sequence atGTGTCTCAAGGcctcttcttctctcctctctctcacCATCTTACTCGGTGTATCATCCATTGTATCAGCGGTTAACATAACCAGAGCACTCGATAAATACCCTGAATTCAGCACCATGACCGAGCTTTTCGCCAAGACCAAGCTCACACCAATTATCAACAAACGTCAGACAATCACCTTGTTGGCTCTTAGCAACGATGCTATCGGTTCCATCTCTGGTCGACCCGAGGACGAGCTTAAGAACATTTTAATGAACCATGTGGTTCTTGACTTCTACGATGGGCTCAAGCTCAAGGCTATAAAGGACAAGAGCACAATGCTCACCACACTTTACCAATCCACCGGCTTAGGCCAACAACAAAACGGTTTTCTCAAGTGCAGCAAAACTAACGGAAAGATTTACTTCGGGTCTGCTGTGAAAGGCGCTCCTCAGACCGCTGAGTACATCACGACCGTGTTCCGTAACCCTTTCAATCTCTCTATTGTCCAGATAAGCATGCCCATTGTGGCTCCTGGACTAGGGGATCCGGTTGAGGTTCCTCCCACACCACCCATGTCTTCACCACCGGCTCCATCTCCCAAGGAGGCTGCAGACGCTCCAGCTCCTGGACCAGCTGAGGAGGAGGGTTACGCAGATTCTCCTCCCGGTGGAGCTCCAGAAACCGCACCTGCATCAGCTCCATCAGAAGATGGTTCTCCTGCTCCAGCTCCAGCTCCAGGTCCAGAAAATTccgggaagaagaagaagaagatggcagCAGCTGATGAGGCTGAACCACCTACGTCTGCTTCTAACACCGGTTTGAGCTTTGGTGCAATTCTAGTTCTCAGTTTTGTGGCTAGCTTTGCTGGATTCTAA
- the LOC111199487 gene encoding putative nuclease HARBI1 isoform X1, translated as MSSSSSDEVDEALDEIVDEVVDNYIDSMVNAQINKPKRRSYIERERELGHKQLWNDYFAENPTYQPEMFRRRFRMNKTLFLRIVQSLTNELPYFQQRRNAHGRLGLSALQKCTAAIRMLAYGQSGDMYDEYLRLGESTSRLCLDNFTNGIIQLFGAEYLRRPTPADLQRLLDVGEARGFPGMVGSIDCMHWEWKNCPTAWRGQFTRGSGKPTIVLEAVASQDLWIWHAFFGLPGTLNDINVLDRSPVFDDILQGRAPKVNFKVNNHTYHMAYYLTDGIYPHWATFIQSIPLPQGPKAVRFAERQEATRKDVERAFGVLQSRFAIVKNPALQWDKEKIGRIMRCCVILHNMIVENERDGYNQIDTSEFESGESSRSSQVRRRESLNGHNFLGIRTEVRNSDKHNRLKADLIENIWQMFGNVDD; from the coding sequence atgtcttcctcatcaagtgaTGAAGTAGATGAAGCTTTAGATGAAATTGTCGACGAAGTAGTCGATAATTACATCGACTCAATGGTTAATGCTCAAATCAACAAGCCGAAGCGACGAAGTTATATCGAAAGAGAGCGGGAACTAGGACACAAACAACTATGGAACGATTATTTCGCGGAAAACCCAACATACCAGCCGGAAATGTTTAGGCGccgttttcgaatgaacaaaacTTTGTTCCTTCGCATAGTCCAAAGCCTAACTAATGAACTGCCATactttcagcaaagaagaaaTGCTCATGGAAGGTTGGGGCTATCTGCACTTCAAAAGTGCACGGCCGCAATACGTATGCTGGCATACGGACAATCGGGAGATATgtatgacgaatatctccgactagGTGAAAGTACTTCACGTTTATGTTTGGATAATTTCACTAATGGGATTATACAATTGTTTGGAGCTGAGTATTTAAGAAGACCTACACCGGCGGATCTTCAACGATTACTCGATGTTGGAGAGGCACGGGGGTTTCCAGGGATGGTAggcagcatcgattgtatgcattgggagtggaaaaactgcccaacgGCTTGGAGAGGGCAGTTTACACGTGGttcaggaaagccgacaattgtcttagaagctGTGGCATCACaggatctttggatatggcacgcatttTTCGGTTTACCAGGTACTctcaacgatatcaatgttcttgatcggtctccagtttttgatgacattttacaaggtcgagcacctaaagttaatttcaaggtcaacaaccacaccTATCATATGGCATACTACCTTACTGACGGAATTTATCCGCATTGGGCtacatttatccaatccatcccacttcctcaaggtcctaaagcagTGCGGTTTGCTGAACGCCAAGAAGCCACtagaaaagatgtcgaacgtgcttttggagtattgcaatcgAGATTTGCAATAGTTAAAAACCCAGCTTTACAATGGGACAAGGAAAAAATAGGAAGGATTATGAGATGTTGTGTtatattgcacaatatgatagtcgaGAATGAAAGAGACGGATACAATCAAATTGATACATCAGAGTTCGAGTCGGGAGAGTCAAGCAGAAGTTCCCAGGTGCGAAGAAGAGAAAGTTTGAATGGCCATAATTTCCTTGGCATTCGCACTGAAGTTCGAAATTCCGATAAACATAATCGTTTGAAAGCTGATCTCATCGAAAATATCTGGCAAATGTTTGGTAATGTAGATGATTGA
- the LOC111199487 gene encoding glutathione S-transferase T3-like isoform X2 yields the protein MEPFSLDSPGFMNLLSSQTSQPIDVGSIGVGSSTVPKPVERKKWTTQEDIVLISAWLNTSKDPIVSNQQKLGSFWNRIAEYFNSSPQLSGYAPREWSQCKQRWGRVNEQVCKFVGSYEAALKEQASGQNENDVMKSAHDIFFNDYQLKFTLEHAWRELRFDQKWRSNSVSRDGPKEKRKEAAVTEPELEEVRPPGIKASKAAKRKKHGNEAALDQIESILAKKTIISNRKILDRLLGKNADTLSDQERTLKNKLISEML from the coding sequence ATGGAACCGTTTTCTCTAGATTCTCCCGGGTTTATGAACCTTTTATCTTCCCAGACCAGTCAACCCATAGACGTAGGGTCCATAGGCGTAGGGTCTTCTACTGTTCCAAAACCGGTGGAGAGGAAAAAGTGGACAACACAAGAAGACATTGTTCTGATcagtgcttggttgaacacCAGCAAGGATCCGATAGTTAGTAACCAGCAGAAGTTAGGGTCGTTTTGGAATAGAATAGCAGAGTACTTCAATTCAAGCCCTCAGCTGAGTGGCTACGCTCCTAGAGAGTGGAGTcagtgtaagcagaggtggggtAGAGTTAATGAGCAGGTCTGTAAGTTTGTGGGTAGTTATGAGGCGGCATTGAAGGAACAAGCTAGTGGTCAAAATGAGAACGATGTCATGAAGTCTGCCCATGACATCTTCTTTAACGACTACCAGCTCAAGTTCACTCTCGAGCATGCGTGGAGGGAACTGAGGTTTGATCAAAAATGGAGATCAAACTCTGTTTCCAGAGATGGTCCAAAAGAGAAAAGGAAGGAAGCTGCGGTTACAGAGCCTGAGTTGGAAGAGGTTAGGCCTCCTGGTATTAAGGCTTCCAAAGCTGCGAAACGAAAGAAGCACGGGAATGAAGCAGCTCTTGATCAGATAGAGAGCATACTAGCAAAGAAAACTATCATATCAAACCGGAAAATCCTTGATCGTCTCTTAGGAAAAAATGCAGATACACTTTCTGATCAAGAAAGGACACTCAAGAATAAACTGATATCCGAAATGCTTTGA
- the LOC111199487 gene encoding uncharacterized protein LOC111199487 isoform X3 encodes MDPVEDRRNTKRQEEFYNSMGHVADSEYGIPRRCPCGGRIRDEVRVKEKYDTLPGKRFFTCINYEADGFHYRQPWVIGVQEEVESLRRRVEKAEQVIKLVPNLNKHIDTVEAEVNRLSLAVDNLTAEIYSLTVQVANLEKVCFE; translated from the exons ATGGATCCCGTGGAAGATAGAAGAAATACAAAGCGGCAGGAGGAGTTCTACAACAGTATGGGACACGTGGCCGATTCAGAATATGGGATTCCCAGGAGGTGTCCCTGTGGTGGGAGAATCCGAGACGAGGTTCGCGTGAAGGAGAAGTACGACACTCTGCCTGGGAAACGCTTCTTCACGTGCATCAACTACGAG gctgatgggtttcATTACCGTCAGCCTTGGGTTATAGGTGTGCAGGAGGAGGTCGAAAGTCTGCGTAGGCGGGTGGAGAAGGCTGAGCAGGTGATCAAGTTGGTGCCCAATCTCAATAAACATATCGACACAGTTGAG GCAGAGGTTAACCGCCTCAGTTTGGCGGTTGATAACCTCACTGCTGAGATTTATTCTCTCACTGTGCAGGTCGCAAATCTGGAGAAGGTCTGCTTCGAATAA
- the LOC125608016 gene encoding uncharacterized protein LOC125608016, which produces METSSLKVEISAQVTSPGPSLGLLNSVFISQIREIEEFLVDESDYGNITSLGSYLDSSSFPDMLSLLTFKDFEPTTVHQQIKTRFNDLVLSRLITDRIVLESQRKDLPQGPLLITLLVTFTKKEYTVAPFSYAPWMTEKLAGSCAICLEEMSEESECMDVFHDDCLTHWLDRHDPLINKLSEALRK; this is translated from the coding sequence ATGGAAACTAGCTCACTCAAAGTAGAAATCAGTGCACAGGTAACGTCTCCAGGTCCGTCCTTAGGGTTATTAAACTCTGTCTTCATTAGTCAAATTCGGGAAATTGAAGAGTTTCTTGTAGATGAGAGCGATTATGGTAACATAACGAGTCTCGGCTCTTACCTCGATTCTTCTTCCTTTCCCGACATGCTATCGCTTCTCACGTTCAAAGACTTCGAACCAACCACAGTTCATCAGCAAATCAAGACCCGTTTCAACGACCTTGTCTTGTCCCGACTTATCACGGATCGGATTGTTCTCGAATCCCAACGGAAAGACTTGCCACAAGGACCCTTGTTGATCACGCTATTGGTCACATTCACAAAGAAAGAGTACACAGTGGCGCCTTTTAGTTATGCTCCTTGGATGACAGAGAAACTAGCAGGATCTTGTGCGATTTGTCTAGAGGAGATGTCGGAGGAGTCGGAATGTATGGATGTGTTTCATGACGATTGCTTGACCCATTGGTTAGATCGACATGACCCTTTAATCAACAAACTGAGTGAAGCTTTGAGGAAGTAA
- the LOC106446647 gene encoding cytoplasmic 60S subunit biogenesis factor REI1 homolog 2-like, producing the protein MSGLACNSCNKEFEDDSDQKLHYKSEWHRYNLKRKIAGVPGVTEALFEARQTAIAQQKIKSNEAPLLYTCGVCNKSYRSSKAHEQHLKSKSHVLKASSSSNGEEDKAIIKELPPPPPRRVEKKGPARLKGLIEEESEESEDEWVEVDSDEDLEGEEDMDEDDEEGSGEDMDEDDDIEFELDPTSCLMCDKKHKTIEKCMVHMHKIHGFFIPDIEYLKDPKGFLTYVGLKVKRDFFCLYCNELRHPFTSLEAVRKHMEAKSHCKVHYGDGGDEEDAELEEFYDYSSSYGNEGENQMVVAGESANTVELFGGLELVITKREDNKVTSRTLGSREFMRYYKQKPPPSSQKHIVNSLANRYKSMGLATVQSKEDIVRMKVMREMNKRGARSRVKLGMKSNVIRNLPNNVTY; encoded by the exons atgtcaGGCTTAGCATGTAACTCGTGTAACAAGGAGTTCGAAGACGACTCTGACCAGAAGCTCCACTACAAGTCAGAATGGCACCGTTACAATCTCAAGCGCAAG ATCGCTGGTGTTCCTGGAGTTACAGAAGCTTTGTTTGAAGCTAGACAAACTGCGATTGCTCAGCAGAAGATCAAATCCAACGAAGCGCCTCTGCTTTACACCTGTGGAGTCTGTAATAAATCTTacagaagctccaaagctcacgAGCAGCATCTCAAGTCAAAGAGCCACGTTCTCAAGGCTTCTTCAAGCAGCAACGGAGAGGAGGATAAAGCCATTATCAAAgagcttcctcctcctcctcctcgccGTGTTGAGAAGAAGGGCCCTGCTCGGCTAAAGGGTTTGATTGAGgaagagagtgaagagagtgagGATGAATGGGTTGAGGTTGACTCTGACGAAGACTTGGAGGGTGAAGAAGATATGGATGAGGATGATGAGGAGGGTTCTGGTGAAGATATGGATGAGGATGATGATATCGAGTTTGAGTTGGACCCCACTAGCTGTTTGATGTGTGATAAGAAGCATAAGACGATAGAGAAGTGTATGGTTCATATGCACAAGATCCATGGGTTCTTCATTCCTGACATCGAGTACTTGAAGGATCCTAAAGGGTTTCTAACCTACGTTGGTCTAAAG GTCAAGAGGGACTTCTTTTGTCTGTACTGCAACGAACTGCGCCATCCATTCACCAGTTTGGAAGCTGTTAGAAAGCACATGGAAGCTAAAAGCCACTGCAAAGTGCATTACGGTGATGGTGGTgatgaggaagatgcagagctAGAAGAGTTCTATGACTACAGCAGCAG TTACGGCAATGAAGGGGAGAATCAGATGGTTGTAGCTGGTGAATCAGCTAATACCGTTGAGCTCTTTGGTGGGTTGGAGCTTGTGATCACCAAGAGAGAGGATAACAAAGTAACGTCGAGGACTCTTGGGTCTCGAGAGTTCATGCGCTACTACAAACAGAAGCCGCCACCGTCTTCTCAGAAACACATTGTCAACTCTCTAGCCAACAG GTACAAGAGCATGGGTTTGGCAACGGTGCAGTCGAAGGAGGATATAGTGAGGATGAAGGTGATGAGAGAGATGAACAAGAGAGGAGCTAGGAGTCGTGTTAAGCTGGGAATGAAGAGCAACGTCATCAGAAACCTGCCCAATAACGTCACGTACTAG
- the LOC106449932 gene encoding replication protein A 32 kDa subunit A-like, which translates to MFSSSQFEPNSAFSGGGFMSSQPSQPYDSSSSSSSTTKGLVPVTVKQINESSHSGGEKSGIVINGIELTNVSLVGLVCDKDVSKVTEVRFTLDDGTGRIDCKRWVNESFDAREMESVQDGTYVRLNGHLKTFQGNKQLLVFSVRPIVDFNEVTFHYIECIHFYSKNSDSQSGQQVGDVTQSHTVNTNQATTLNPVMPSQNSDGNGRKNLDDMILDYLKQPACTARQQGIHLDEIAQQLKVPKNKLEGVIQSLEGDGLIYSTIDEYHFKHVEL; encoded by the exons ATGTTTTCCAGCAGTCAATTCGAGCCGAATTCAGCTTTCTCCGGCGGCGGATTCATGTCCTCTCAGCCTTCTCAGCCCTAcgactcctcctcctcctcatcctcCACTACTAAG GGACTAGTTCCAGTGACGGTGAAGCAAATCAACGAATCTTCTCACTCCGGTGGTGAAAAATCCGGTATCGTCATCAACGGAATCGAACTTACAAAC GTGTCACTCGTTGGGCTAGTGTGCGATAAAGACGTCTCTAAAGTCACTGAAGTTAGATTCACTCTTGATGATGGCACAGGACGCATCGACTGTAAAAGATG GGTGAATGAAAGTTTCGACGCTAGAGAAATGGAGTCAGTTCA AGATGGAACTTATGTGCGTCTCAATGGTCATTTGAAGACTTTTCAGGGGAATAAACAGCTTCTTGTTTTCTCTGTCAG ACCTATTGTGGATTTCAACGAGGTCACCTTTCACTATATTGAGTGTATACATTTCTATTCCAAGAACTCTGACTCACAG TCGGGACAGCAAGTTGGTGATGTCACTCAATCCCATACGGTTAACACAAACCAGGCAACCACATTGAACCCT GTGATGCCCTCTCAAAACAGTGATGGAAATGGGCGGAAGAACTTGGATGATATGATTCTGGACTATCTAAAGCAACCTGCTTGCAC TGCAAGACAACAGGGGATACACCTGGATGAAATTGCCCAGCAGTTGAAGGTTCCAAAGAACAAGCTTGA GGGTGTTATTCAGTCACTGGAAGGAGATGGTCTTATATACTCAACAATCGATGAGTATCACTTCAAGCATGTCGAGCTTTGA
- the LOC106449718 gene encoding F-box protein At3g08750-like produces the protein MVGKIVLETGDILSPPKPDESSRKMVTSESQAADDLKAKGDMLKDSSSDLIGNEESVVSEKPDQSSRKMATSESQAADDLKAKGDMLKDSSSDLIGNEESVVSEKPDQSSRKMATSESQAADDLKAKGDMLKDSSSDLIGNEESVVSEKPDQSSRKIATSESQAADDLKAKGDMLKDSSGDLIGNEDSVVSEKNIPQDLIELILQRLPVKSIFRFKLTCKDWRSLSTLPRFIYKHLQVSQRRLFLHIRGSQVWQHDLETATYSRIQDFGEEIVSISHCDGLVLLSTSCYEPSTKTLSRRIAIWSCSHGECAWIPRIGLSFYDFYCLGRDSKKSYKVLRFTHGRHDQGDFEAEAEAELYDLDSHRWKTVEIIDDWITHGNGNFGVVSVETSSYWVAATEGTYFVQSFDFTAECFRAITLPKAVALSGGKTLALSPFEHQKLSILCQIADKTELWITQVGDVVNWERFLVFRGHQLIPHNPAFLIMEKMVKVFCEEVTVDRSFAKIKIRQIGQGGFEDTQIAQYRFDRPTRSCLYTESLVPLP, from the coding sequence ATGGTTGGTAAGATTGTTCTGGAAACTGGAGATATCTTGAGTCCACCAAAGCCTGATGAGAGTTCACGCAAAATGGTTACTTCAGAGTCTCAAGCTGCTGATGATCTTAAGGCAAAAGGAGATATGCTCAAAGACAGCTCCAGTGATTTGATTGGAAATGAAGAGTCGGTTGTGTCTGAAAAGCCTGATCAGAGTTCACGCAAAATGGCTACTTCAGAGTCTCAAGCTGCTGATGATCTCAAGGCAAAAGGAGATATGCTCAAAGACAGCTCCAGTGATTTGATTGGAAATGAAGAGTCGGTTGTGTCTGAAAAGCCTGATCAGAGTTCACGCAAAATGGCTACTTCAGAGTCTCAAGCTGCTGATGATCTCAAGGCAAAAGGAGATATGCTCAAAGACAGCTCCAGTGATTTGATTGGAAATGAAGAGTCGGTTGTGTCTGAAAAGCCTGATCAGAGTTCACGCAAAATTGCTACTTCAGAGTCTCAAGCTGCTGATGATCTCAAGGCAAAAGGAGATATGCTCAAAGACAGCTCCGGTGATTTGATTGGAAATGAAGACTCGGTTGTGTCAGAAAAGAATATTCCTCAGGATCTTATTGAATTGATTCTTCAACGCCTTCCAGTGAAGTCAATTTTTCGCTTCAAATTGACTTGCAAAGACTGGAGGAGTCTCTCTACCCTCCCAAGGTTTATCTACAAACACTTACAAGTTAGTCAGAGGCGGCTGTTTCTTCACATAAGGGGCTCTCAAGTTTGGCAGCATGATCTAGAAACTGCTACATATTCAAGGATCCAAGACTTTGGAGAAGAAATTGTAAGCATCTCACACTGTGATGGCCTGGTTCTGTTGAGCACATCTTGCTATGAGCCTTCAACCAAAACTCTCTCAAGGAGGATAGCTATATGGAGTTGCTCTCATGGTGAATGCGCCTGGATACCTAGAATTGGGCTCTCCTTCTATGATTTCTACTGCCTAGGGAGAGATAGCAAGAAATCCTACAAAGTATTGCGATTCACACATGGAAGACATGATCAGGGTGATTTTGAAGCAGAAGCAGAAGCTGAGTTATATGATCTTGACTCACATCGCTGGAAGACTGTTGAGATAATAGATGACTGGATTACACATGGCAACGGCAACTTTGGAGTCGTGTCCGTTGAAACGAGCTCATATTGGGTTGCTGCGACAGAGGGTACATATTTTGTCCAGAGCTTTGACTTCACTGCCGAATGTTTTAGAGCCATAACTCTCCCAAAAGCAGTTGCTCTCTCTGGTGGAAAAACACTGGCTCTGTCGCCATTTGAACACCAAAAGCTGTCTATTTTGTGTCAGATAGCAGACAAAACCGAGCTTTGGATTACTCAGGTTGGAGATGTTGTGAATTGGGAGAGGTTTCTTGTTTTTAGAGGACATCAGCTTATACCTCACAATCCAGCCTTTCTCATCATGGAAAAAATGGTCAAGGTGTTTTGTGAAGAAGTAACGGTTGATAGAAGTTTTGCTAAGATCAAAATCAGACAGATAGGTCAGGGCGGCTTTGAAGATACCCAAATAGCTCAATATCGATTTGATAGGCCTACAAGGAGTTGCCTGTATACAGAGAGTCTGGTTCCCTTGCCATGA